A stretch of the Dioscorea cayenensis subsp. rotundata cultivar TDr96_F1 chromosome 4, TDr96_F1_v2_PseudoChromosome.rev07_lg8_w22 25.fasta, whole genome shotgun sequence genome encodes the following:
- the LOC120259279 gene encoding uncharacterized protein LOC120259279, whose translation MAATVVLGNLNLALLIDATAPRNAVGERGRSWSPEMVISWAKRELATSPVACHGRSFQDYDVAGGEAPRMVNHRRRGVNSSSKVGAVGSDGGNGGGDEDDLEMKLRSRLKDLEEMKELERRAEELQRSVSGEGSEEDGDGPESEEEKRERVKRELEKLAKEQAERRETAELMFELGQKAYGKGMYARAIEFLEAALTIIPRPTAFGGEIQIWLAMAYEANNRHRDCIALYQQLEKKHPSISIRRQAAELRYILEAPKLKISKDEMVTIPLIGSSYDWYAGSWSDKYKNRGQRRKVTTTDELPSSRDLLGDFLVWRPPTGWEKNRAFWITLTLWLGLLGTALLLQQ comes from the exons ATGGCCGCCACCGTCGTGCTTGGGAATCTAAACCTTGCTCTACTCATCGACGCTACTGCCCCGAGGAACGCCGTCGGGGAACGAGGAAGGAGCTGGTCGCCGGAAATGGTGATTAGTTGGGCTAAGAGAGAGCTGGCTACGTCGCCTGTGGCTTGCCATGGTAGGAGTTTCCAAGATTACGACGTTGCCGGAGGGGAGGCGCCGCGGATGGTTAACCATCGGAGGAGAGGAGTCAATTCCTCCTCCAAAGTCGGGGCTGTGGGATCGGATGGCGGCAACGGAGGTGGGGATGAGGATGATTTGGAGATGAAGCTGAGGAGCCGGCTGAAGGATTTGGAGGAGATGAAGGAGCTCGAAAGGAGAGCTGAGGAATTGCAGCGCAGCGTTTCCGGTGAGGGTTCTGAGGAGGATGGGGATGGGCCGGAGTCCGAGGAGGAGAAGCGCGAGAGGGTTAAAAGAGAGCTCGAAAAG CTGGCCAAGGAGCAGGCTGAACGGAGGGAGACAGCTGAATTGATGTTTGAGCTGGGGCAGAAAGCATATGGGAAGGGTATGTATGCGCGGGCAATTGAGTTTTTGGAAGCTGCATTGACCATAATCCCAAGACCCACGGCTTTTGGTGGCGAG ATTCAAATATGGCTTGCTATGGCATATGAAGCCAACAATCGTCACCGAGATTGCATTGCTCTATATCAGCAGTTGGAGAAAAAACATCCAAGTATCAGCATTAGACGCCAGGCTGCTGAACTTCGATATATCCTTGAAGCTCCAAAGCTGAAAATATCCAAGGATGAAATGGTCACCATACCTTTGATTGGCTCTAGTTATGACTG GTATGCCGGTTCATGGAGTGACAAGTACAAGAATCGGGGCCAGAGAAGAAAGGTGACAACAACCGACGAACTTCCTTCATCAAGGGACCTCCTCGGTGACTTCTTGGTCTGGCGCCCGCCAACCGGCTGGGAAAAAAACCGTGCCTTCTGGATTACCCTTACATTGTGGCTGGGCTTACTTGGAACTGCCCTTCTCTTGCAGCAGTGA
- the LOC120259281 gene encoding uncharacterized protein LOC120259281, with protein sequence MGAQRNKHGSSHTSNGEEQEQDLEVLKAVAQAWHAQASIPGTTKEFEAQKNRFKQRPSRFRMEAINMASKEGADSHWDFGQSLWDSYEIVTLSKKLEANLCVDDPVVIWAESGRRWKRRRESSNSLRNLFQRITSSSSKRLDADFSV encoded by the coding sequence ATGGGAGCACAGAGAAACAAACATGGCAGTAGTCACACAAGCAatggagaagaacaagaacaagaccTGGAGGTTCTGAAAGCTGTGGCACAAGCATGGCATGCACAAGCAAGCATTCCAGGAACAACCAAGGAATTTGAAGCCCAGAAAAACAGGTTCAAACAGAGACCATCCAGGTTCAGGATGGAAGCCATTAACATGGCTTCAAAGGAAGGTGCTGATTCCCACTGGGACTTTGGCCAATCTTTGTGGGACTCTTATGAGATTGTGACACTGTCAAAGAAGCTGGAGGCTAATCTTtgtgtggatgaccctgtggtGATCTGGGCTGAGTCTGGCAGGAGGTGGAAGAGGAGGAGGGAAAGTAGCAATAGTTTGAGGAATTTGTTTCAGAGgatcacttcttcttcttcaaagagaTTGGATGCTGATTTTTCTGTCTGA